One Brachybacterium aquaticum genomic region harbors:
- a CDS encoding transporter substrate-binding domain-containing protein, which produces MQNRRSFIRGSGLVLSAAALGGLAACSRTSTSSGGGSGSGSSDGGGGDLLSQLQEAGTITVGFAGEAPYSFEDGGELTGATVAMHREIFGELGIDTVEGKLTDWGSLIPGLNAGQFDAVSAGMSILPDRCAQAAFSHPEFQYTTALMVPEGNPEGLENMQSFVDSGLTVATMSGAVEAGYVESLGLDGIEVGGPQDGVDALKAGNADAFALTAISLNWLADNTVDGVEVTASFVADIDGVKQYGAGGTVFRQEDTSLLDAYNEKLDEIIADPDRYLSIVGDFGFTEGELPPSEMTTEILCSGDLSSLQ; this is translated from the coding sequence ATGCAGAACCGCCGCAGCTTCATCCGAGGAAGCGGACTCGTCCTCTCGGCCGCCGCGCTGGGCGGCCTCGCCGCCTGCAGCCGCACCAGCACCAGCTCCGGCGGCGGCTCCGGGTCCGGCAGCAGCGACGGCGGCGGGGGCGATCTCCTCAGCCAGCTGCAGGAGGCCGGCACCATCACCGTCGGCTTCGCCGGCGAGGCGCCCTACAGCTTCGAGGACGGCGGCGAGCTCACCGGCGCCACCGTCGCCATGCACCGCGAAATCTTCGGCGAGCTGGGCATCGACACCGTCGAGGGCAAGCTCACCGACTGGGGCTCGCTGATCCCGGGCCTGAACGCGGGCCAGTTCGACGCGGTCAGCGCCGGCATGTCGATCCTCCCGGATCGCTGCGCCCAGGCCGCCTTCAGCCACCCCGAGTTCCAGTACACCACCGCGCTGATGGTGCCCGAGGGCAACCCGGAGGGCCTGGAGAACATGCAGTCCTTCGTGGACTCCGGGCTCACCGTCGCCACCATGTCCGGCGCGGTCGAGGCCGGCTACGTCGAGTCCCTGGGCCTGGACGGCATCGAGGTGGGCGGCCCCCAGGATGGTGTGGACGCCCTGAAGGCCGGCAACGCCGACGCCTTCGCCCTCACCGCCATCTCGCTGAACTGGCTGGCGGACAACACCGTCGACGGCGTCGAGGTGACCGCGAGCTTCGTCGCGGACATCGACGGCGTGAAGCAGTACGGCGCCGGCGGCACCGTGTTCCGCCAGGAGGACACCTCCCTGCTGGACGCCTACAACGAGAAGCTCGACGAGATCATCGCCGATCCCGATCGCTACCTCTCCATCGTCGGCGACTTCGGCTTCACCGAGGGGGAGCTGCCCCCGTCGGAGATGACCACCGAGATCCTCTGCTCCGGTGATCTCTCCTCCCTGCAGTGA
- the ehuD gene encoding ectoine/hydroxyectoine ABC transporter permease subunit EhuD gives MNQNPSWWDWSHAAAALPTLLDGFRYTLLATVLGTLIALVLGLLVAMIRRSAPRIIATPFTWVVEFVRMTPLVVQLVFANLVLSPYFDSTLMIGIWVLGIHYTTYMAEVYRAGIDSVPKGQWEAATALSLPRARTWRAVVVPQAIRNTLPALGNYAISMFKETPFLVVIYVGEMVRNAQTYGAGTFRYTEAITLAGLIFLAASYPTSVLIRRLEKKLA, from the coding sequence ATGAACCAGAACCCGTCCTGGTGGGACTGGAGCCATGCGGCCGCAGCCCTGCCCACGCTGCTCGACGGCTTCCGGTACACGCTGCTCGCGACGGTGCTCGGCACCCTCATCGCGCTGGTGCTGGGCCTGCTGGTGGCTATGATCCGCCGCAGCGCGCCGAGGATCATCGCCACGCCCTTCACCTGGGTGGTCGAGTTCGTGCGGATGACCCCTCTGGTCGTGCAGCTGGTGTTCGCCAACCTCGTGCTCTCGCCGTACTTCGACTCGACCCTGATGATCGGCATCTGGGTGCTCGGCATCCACTACACCACCTACATGGCCGAGGTGTACCGCGCCGGCATCGACTCGGTGCCCAAGGGGCAGTGGGAGGCCGCGACCGCGCTCTCCCTGCCGCGGGCACGCACCTGGCGTGCCGTGGTGGTGCCGCAGGCGATCCGCAACACTCTCCCGGCCCTGGGCAACTACGCGATCTCCATGTTCAAGGAGACCCCCTTCCTCGTGGTGATCTACGTGGGGGAGATGGTGCGCAACGCCCAGACCTACGGCGCGGGCACCTTCCGCTACACCGAGGCGATCACCCTGGCCGGCCTGATCTTCCTGGCCGCCAGCTATCCGACCTCCGTCCTGATCCGACGACTGGAGAAGAAACTTGCCTGA
- a CDS encoding DUF1801 domain-containing protein produces MTAPETLIGDVPGVGRPAARALAVQGLTTLAQLDGRDWAELAQLHGVGPAAGRRLQARLEEHGAGMLNPPAPEKREDRVTKGATGKVAKDIKTAATDVDPAEYVAGLDARRSREGARLLEIFGEATGERPTMWGASMIGYGEVHYRYATGREGDTFQIGFSPRKAELALYGIQGFPRSDELLERLGKNRRGAGCVWVRKLEDIDEDVLAELVAHCWENGPAPEGERG; encoded by the coding sequence ATGACCGCTCCGGAGACCCTGATCGGCGACGTGCCCGGCGTCGGCCGGCCCGCCGCCCGCGCCCTGGCCGTGCAGGGGCTGACCACCCTCGCCCAGCTCGACGGCCGCGACTGGGCCGAGCTCGCCCAGCTGCACGGCGTCGGCCCCGCCGCCGGGCGCCGCCTCCAGGCCCGGCTCGAGGAGCACGGCGCCGGGATGCTGAACCCGCCCGCCCCGGAGAAGCGCGAGGACCGCGTGACCAAGGGCGCGACCGGCAAGGTCGCCAAGGACATCAAGACCGCCGCGACCGACGTCGACCCCGCTGAGTACGTCGCCGGGCTCGACGCCCGCCGCAGCCGCGAGGGCGCACGCCTGCTGGAGATCTTCGGGGAGGCGACCGGGGAGCGGCCGACCATGTGGGGCGCGAGCATGATCGGCTACGGCGAGGTGCACTACCGCTACGCCACCGGCCGTGAGGGCGACACCTTCCAGATCGGCTTCAGCCCCCGCAAGGCCGAGCTCGCGCTCTACGGCATCCAGGGCTTCCCCCGCTCCGACGAGCTGCTGGAGCGGCTCGGGAAGAACCGCCGCGGCGCCGGCTGCGTGTGGGTGCGGAAGCTCGAGGACATCGACGAGGACGTGCTCGCCGAGCTCGTCGCCCACTGCTGGGAGAACGGGCCTGCCCCCGAGGGCGAGCGCGGCTGA
- a CDS encoding purine-cytosine permease family protein, translating to MSTVSPPATESVEVDDLTTPIPESQRTTKVSRQFWIWAGANIAPINWVLGALGVSMGLSLVDTMLVLGLGNLIGVSVFGAFTVLGRRTGLTSMVMARGVFGRRGAYLPAVVQMIVVIGWCAVNTWIVLDLVMALLGTLGWVDQAAANLAARIAVGALIMAIQVVISFFGFRVISAFERWTVPPTLLVLVAMSVAAWGFMDIDWSYPGAGLSGHERLVAMSQVMTAIGIGWGLTWLTYAGDYSRFVSRAVPRRRLFLASALGQLIPVVWLGLLGASLATRGGDIDPGAMIVDNFGALAIPVLLLVVHGPIATNILNIYSFSVTARSLDLDISRKVLSIVVGVLSLIAVVGFVFSHGIAETLDAWLAGVVGWTATWGAVVFVHHTFLDRRTTDFSALADPVGTTRVAAFNPRAIIAFLAGVAMTWMFLYGMVPALQGPIATAMGGLDLSWLAGAVTAGTLYYVLQKGRRLPLRSAGLGGASASIPAPAAPVAVPVAAAVPPVPAAAAPTDGPAA from the coding sequence ATGTCCACCGTCTCCCCGCCTGCGACGGAGTCCGTCGAGGTCGACGACCTCACCACCCCGATCCCCGAGTCCCAGCGCACCACGAAGGTCAGCCGCCAGTTCTGGATCTGGGCGGGCGCGAACATCGCCCCGATCAACTGGGTGCTCGGCGCGCTCGGCGTCTCCATGGGCCTCTCCCTTGTGGACACCATGCTGGTCCTCGGCCTCGGCAACCTGATCGGCGTGTCCGTCTTCGGCGCCTTCACCGTGCTGGGCCGGCGCACGGGGCTGACCTCGATGGTCATGGCCCGCGGCGTGTTCGGTCGGCGCGGGGCCTATCTCCCGGCCGTGGTCCAGATGATCGTGGTCATCGGATGGTGCGCGGTGAACACCTGGATCGTGCTCGACCTGGTGATGGCGCTGCTGGGCACGCTCGGCTGGGTCGATCAGGCCGCTGCGAACCTCGCCGCCCGCATCGCCGTGGGCGCACTGATCATGGCGATCCAGGTCGTCATCTCCTTCTTCGGGTTCCGCGTGATCAGCGCCTTCGAGCGCTGGACGGTGCCGCCCACCCTGCTGGTGCTGGTCGCCATGTCGGTCGCGGCCTGGGGCTTCATGGACATCGACTGGTCCTACCCGGGCGCGGGCCTTTCCGGACACGAGCGCCTGGTCGCCATGAGCCAGGTGATGACCGCGATCGGCATCGGCTGGGGCCTGACCTGGCTCACCTATGCCGGGGACTACTCCCGCTTCGTCTCGCGAGCCGTGCCGCGCCGCCGCCTGTTCCTCGCCTCCGCGCTCGGCCAGCTGATCCCGGTGGTGTGGCTGGGCCTGCTGGGCGCGAGCCTCGCCACCCGCGGCGGGGACATCGACCCCGGCGCGATGATCGTGGACAACTTCGGGGCGCTCGCGATCCCGGTGCTGCTGCTCGTCGTGCACGGCCCGATCGCCACCAACATCCTGAACATCTACTCCTTCTCGGTCACCGCCCGCTCCCTGGACCTGGACATCTCCCGCAAGGTGCTCAGCATCGTCGTGGGCGTGCTCTCCCTGATCGCCGTGGTGGGCTTCGTGTTCTCCCACGGCATCGCCGAGACGCTCGACGCCTGGCTCGCCGGGGTCGTGGGCTGGACCGCCACCTGGGGCGCCGTCGTGTTCGTCCACCACACCTTCCTGGACCGCCGCACCACCGACTTCTCGGCGCTGGCCGATCCGGTCGGCACCACCCGCGTCGCGGCGTTCAACCCTCGCGCGATCATCGCCTTCCTCGCCGGTGTCGCGATGACCTGGATGTTCCTCTACGGCATGGTCCCGGCGCTGCAGGGCCCGATCGCGACCGCGATGGGCGGGCTGGACCTCTCCTGGCTCGCCGGAGCCGTCACCGCCGGGACTCTGTACTACGTCCTGCAGAAGGGCCGCAGGCTGCCGCTGCGCAGCGCGGGTCTCGGCGGCGCGTCCGCCTCGATCCCGGCACCGGCGGCCCCCGTCGCCGTCCCGGTCGCGGCAGCGGTCCCCCCGGTCCCGGCCGCCGCGGCCCCGACCGACGGCCCCGCCGCCTGA
- a CDS encoding potassium channel family protein — MGTEVSGPKRALKQLIGGRRSRAGILILALGAVMVLTHAAAFVLLMRHEGQEHSFLSAIYWAVTTMSTLGYGDITFDTDAGRLFSLWVLLSGVVYLLVLLPFFVTQYVVTPWLDRRRASRTPRKVPPQLRDHVLMVGADAVTQAFGARAERSLVPAVVVLEDATLAGELHDQGRQVVVGPLDSAATYRNAGAARARMVVSTLSDTANTNVAFTVRQVAPEVPIAVTASKPVSVDVLGLAGADHVLELGAVLGREMASRVLGSTGRHHVIGSFGSTRIAEAAARGTELVGRSLGEARASLRAPVRILAILRKGRLRPMTDDMPITADTVLVLAGSPDALAGYDDQFQVGGRPEEPVVILGGGRVGRAASRALSDEGVPNTIVELLPGRVETSYSVLEGTASYVVVEGDAADQRILRRAGLDQASAVLVTPRDDDLNVYLTLFCRRLRPELQVVSRATYERNVATLYRAGADSVLSYATIGATDLWNHAGLSHRVLVAEGSELYLVPRPAALGRRAPRAEEVRRRTGCHLVAVVDEHGVLHDAEAQPPAGACSLLLLGDRHAEKRFRETYSRKRLAGAGTR; from the coding sequence ATGGGCACAGAGGTGTCGGGGCCCAAGCGCGCCCTGAAGCAGCTGATCGGCGGGCGCCGCTCCCGCGCCGGGATCCTGATCCTGGCGCTCGGAGCGGTGATGGTGCTTACCCACGCCGCCGCGTTCGTGCTCCTGATGCGCCACGAGGGCCAGGAGCACTCCTTCCTCTCGGCGATCTACTGGGCCGTCACCACGATGTCCACCCTCGGGTACGGGGACATCACCTTCGACACCGACGCGGGACGGCTGTTCTCCCTGTGGGTGCTGCTGTCCGGGGTGGTGTACCTGCTGGTGCTGCTGCCCTTCTTCGTCACCCAGTACGTGGTCACGCCCTGGCTGGACCGCCGCCGCGCCTCGCGCACGCCCCGCAAGGTGCCGCCCCAGCTGCGTGACCACGTGCTGATGGTCGGCGCGGACGCCGTGACCCAGGCCTTCGGGGCGCGCGCCGAGAGGTCCCTCGTGCCCGCCGTCGTGGTGCTCGAGGACGCGACCCTCGCCGGCGAGCTGCACGACCAGGGCCGCCAGGTGGTCGTCGGCCCCCTCGACTCCGCCGCCACCTACCGCAACGCCGGCGCCGCCCGGGCACGGATGGTGGTCTCCACCCTCTCGGACACCGCCAACACCAATGTCGCCTTCACCGTGCGCCAGGTCGCCCCCGAGGTGCCGATCGCGGTCACCGCCTCCAAGCCCGTGTCCGTGGACGTGCTGGGCCTGGCCGGCGCCGACCACGTCCTCGAGCTCGGCGCGGTGCTGGGCCGGGAGATGGCCTCGCGCGTGCTCGGCTCGACCGGTCGCCACCACGTCATCGGCAGCTTCGGCTCGACCCGGATCGCCGAGGCCGCCGCGCGCGGCACCGAGCTCGTGGGCCGCTCCCTCGGCGAGGCCCGTGCCTCGCTGCGCGCCCCTGTGCGGATCCTCGCGATCCTGCGCAAGGGCCGCCTGCGCCCCATGACCGACGACATGCCGATCACGGCCGACACCGTGCTGGTCCTCGCCGGCTCCCCGGACGCGCTGGCGGGCTACGACGACCAGTTCCAGGTGGGCGGTCGGCCCGAGGAGCCGGTCGTGATCCTCGGCGGCGGCCGCGTGGGCCGCGCCGCCTCCCGTGCGCTCAGCGACGAGGGCGTGCCGAACACGATCGTGGAGCTGCTGCCCGGGCGGGTGGAGACCTCCTACTCGGTCCTCGAGGGCACCGCCAGCTACGTCGTGGTCGAGGGCGACGCCGCCGACCAGAGGATCCTGCGCCGCGCGGGCCTCGACCAGGCCTCCGCCGTGCTCGTCACCCCGCGCGACGACGACCTGAACGTGTACCTCACACTGTTCTGCCGGCGCCTGCGCCCCGAGCTGCAGGTCGTCTCGCGCGCCACCTACGAGCGCAACGTCGCGACCCTCTACCGCGCCGGCGCCGACTCGGTGCTGTCCTACGCGACCATCGGTGCGACCGACCTGTGGAACCACGCCGGGCTCAGCCATCGCGTGCTGGTCGCCGAGGGCAGCGAGCTGTACCTCGTGCCGCGCCCGGCGGCGCTGGGCCGCCGCGCCCCGCGGGCCGAGGAGGTGCGTCGTCGCACCGGCTGCCACCTCGTGGCCGTGGTCGACGAGCACGGCGTGCTGCACGACGCCGAGGCGCAGCCCCCGGCCGGTGCCTGCTCCCTCCTCCTGCTCGGCGACCGCCATGCCGAGAAGCGCTTCCGGGAGACGTACTCGCGGAAGCGCCTCGCGGGGGCCGGGACGCGCTGA
- a CDS encoding biotin transporter BioY has protein sequence MSALAVPARRPVLADALAPHRSRVLDAGLVLAGAAVVALLAQVTIPLPLVPITGQTLGVILVGAALGARRGALSMAAYLLIGLAGAPVFAEFSGGPAMLLAPSFGFALGFVPAAFVAGWFAERAWDRRPVLAMIGFVAASAVPFLVGLPYLAMIMNAVLGADAGLGAVLAAGLWPFVPGGLVKAVLAAVLIPAAWKGVRALDARR, from the coding sequence ATGTCCGCGCTCGCCGTCCCGGCCCGCCGCCCCGTCCTGGCCGATGCCCTGGCCCCGCACCGCTCCCGCGTCCTGGACGCGGGTCTCGTGCTGGCCGGCGCCGCCGTGGTCGCGCTCCTCGCCCAGGTCACCATCCCGCTGCCGCTCGTGCCGATCACCGGGCAGACCCTCGGCGTGATCCTCGTGGGCGCCGCCCTCGGCGCCCGCCGCGGCGCGCTCTCCATGGCGGCCTACCTGCTCATCGGCCTCGCCGGTGCGCCTGTGTTCGCCGAGTTCTCCGGGGGCCCGGCGATGCTGCTCGCGCCGAGCTTCGGCTTCGCCCTCGGCTTCGTGCCCGCCGCGTTCGTGGCCGGCTGGTTCGCCGAGCGCGCCTGGGACCGGCGCCCCGTGCTCGCGATGATCGGCTTCGTCGCCGCCAGCGCCGTGCCCTTCCTCGTGGGTCTGCCCTACCTCGCCATGATCATGAACGCGGTCCTCGGGGCCGACGCCGGGCTCGGCGCCGTGCTCGCCGCGGGCCTGTGGCCCTTCGTCCCCGGCGGCCTGGTCAAGGCCGTGCTCGCCGCGGTGCTCATCCCCGCCGCGTGGAAGGGCGTGCGCGCCCTGGACGCGCGTCGCTGA
- a CDS encoding GntR family transcriptional regulator produces MSPRQEAVRLPMMQPLRRPSIIDQAELELRNAIYVGDLRPGDTIPEVQVSKQMGISRSSLREACQRLVRDGLLTQIPGRGLFVTTMDARTMSDFIDYRLGIEMQSASIVADRVAGLRAGGDDAGVAALLAPLRETLERTRRALEAEEVIEAGNADLDLHLQIAEITRNRFLISSMNTIVILTRMGSFSDPLGYGVRADLTEANARLLDALDAGDDSRARAVLRETLKELAGRLRSGKTHQELVRDPDLLESDGPEWTTLGEE; encoded by the coding sequence ATGAGCCCCCGCCAGGAAGCGGTCCGGCTGCCGATGATGCAGCCGCTGCGCCGGCCCTCGATCATCGACCAGGCCGAGCTGGAGCTGCGCAATGCGATCTACGTGGGCGACCTGCGCCCCGGGGACACGATCCCCGAGGTGCAGGTCTCCAAGCAGATGGGGATCTCCCGCTCCTCGTTGCGCGAGGCGTGCCAGCGCCTGGTGCGCGACGGCCTGCTCACGCAGATCCCCGGGCGCGGCCTGTTCGTCACCACGATGGACGCCCGCACGATGTCGGACTTCATCGACTACCGCCTGGGCATCGAGATGCAGTCCGCCTCGATCGTCGCCGATCGGGTCGCGGGCCTGCGAGCCGGGGGCGACGACGCAGGCGTGGCGGCGCTGCTGGCACCGCTGCGCGAGACGCTCGAGCGCACCCGTCGGGCCCTGGAGGCCGAGGAGGTGATCGAGGCCGGCAACGCGGATCTCGACCTGCACCTGCAGATCGCCGAGATCACCCGCAACCGCTTCCTGATCTCCTCGATGAACACCATCGTGATCCTCACCCGGATGGGCAGCTTCTCGGATCCGCTGGGCTACGGCGTGCGCGCGGATCTCACCGAGGCGAACGCGCGCCTGCTGGATGCGCTGGACGCCGGGGACGACTCCCGCGCCCGCGCCGTGCTGCGCGAGACCCTCAAGGAGCTCGCCGGCCGGCTGCGCAGCGGCAAGACCCATCAGGAGCTGGTGCGCGACCCGGACCTGCTGGAGTCCGACGGCCCCGAGTGGACCACCCTCGGCGAGGAGTGA
- a CDS encoding peroxiredoxin: protein MPTPVKLAVGDPAPALDLPLAGGGRVTLEDLRGAPALLWFYPAANTSLCTKQACDLRDNHQMFLDAGYRVIGISPDPVPELDRFTAEQDLPYDLASDESHQVMEAYGAWGEKNMYGKLVEGVIRSTFAVDAEGVLSFVKYRVGTPKHISLLQEKLGL from the coding sequence ATGCCCACCCCCGTGAAGCTCGCCGTCGGCGACCCCGCCCCCGCACTCGACCTGCCGCTCGCGGGCGGCGGCCGCGTCACCCTCGAGGACCTCCGCGGCGCCCCCGCCCTGCTGTGGTTCTACCCCGCGGCGAACACCTCGCTGTGCACGAAGCAGGCCTGCGACCTGCGGGACAACCATCAGATGTTCCTCGACGCCGGCTACCGGGTCATCGGCATCTCCCCGGACCCCGTGCCCGAGCTCGACCGCTTCACCGCCGAGCAGGACCTGCCCTACGACCTCGCCTCCGACGAGTCCCACCAGGTGATGGAGGCCTACGGCGCCTGGGGTGAGAAGAATATGTACGGCAAGCTTGTCGAGGGCGTGATCCGCTCGACCTTCGCCGTGGACGCCGAGGGCGTGCTGAGCTTCGTGAAGTACCGCGTGGGCACCCCGAAGCACATCTCCCTGCTGCAGGAGAAGCTCGGACTGTGA
- a CDS encoding YdcF family protein, which translates to MLGALAVMMLCTVACAVACAVTVRRDPRRLGTGALLLGALVAALAALLVGLVPALGPVPALVLSTVLWGLLGVLVAGLAMCWTGLRAGRPETPTRPTLLTGLGGLALLAAPPLALALWHTEAARALIVAAPLLGLALHTGLTSAVFLGAALLHALPRPRPDASGVIVLGSALVGGELSPLLRARLDLAAAERERLGGRGVDALLVPSGGRGPGESRAEGTAMAEYLVETAGIPASAVRAETRALTTEQNLHLSCPLLAAAGLEPPYTVCTSGYHAFRAGVLMRRLGVDDTGIGAPTPLADLPAAALREALILLSYRRWWCLAAAPLTAAIVLALPWAVAALG; encoded by the coding sequence GTGCTCGGAGCTCTGGCAGTGATGATGCTGTGCACCGTCGCCTGCGCTGTCGCCTGTGCCGTCACCGTCCGCCGCGACCCGCGGCGCCTGGGCACGGGCGCGCTGCTGCTCGGTGCCCTGGTCGCCGCGCTCGCGGCACTCCTCGTCGGGCTCGTCCCCGCGCTCGGGCCGGTGCCCGCGCTGGTGCTCTCCACCGTGCTGTGGGGCCTGCTCGGGGTGCTGGTCGCCGGGCTCGCGATGTGCTGGACCGGGCTGCGAGCGGGCCGGCCCGAGACCCCCACGCGGCCGACGCTGCTGACGGGCCTCGGCGGCCTCGCCCTGCTCGCCGCGCCGCCGCTCGCACTGGCGCTCTGGCACACGGAGGCGGCCCGGGCTCTGATCGTGGCGGCCCCGCTGCTCGGGCTCGCCCTGCACACGGGACTGACCTCGGCCGTGTTCCTCGGTGCCGCGCTGCTGCACGCCCTGCCGCGTCCGCGCCCCGACGCGAGCGGCGTGATCGTGCTGGGCTCCGCCCTCGTCGGCGGCGAGCTGTCCCCGCTGCTGCGGGCCCGCCTGGATCTCGCGGCGGCGGAGCGGGAGCGGCTGGGCGGGCGCGGCGTCGACGCACTGCTGGTGCCCTCGGGTGGGCGCGGCCCCGGAGAGTCACGCGCGGAGGGCACGGCGATGGCCGAGTACCTGGTCGAGACGGCGGGCATCCCGGCGTCGGCGGTGCGGGCCGAGACCCGGGCGCTGACGACGGAGCAGAATCTTCATCTCTCGTGCCCGCTGCTCGCCGCGGCCGGGCTCGAGCCCCCGTACACCGTGTGCACGAGCGGCTACCACGCCTTCCGCGCAGGCGTGCTGATGCGCCGGCTCGGTGTGGACGACACAGGGATCGGCGCGCCGACGCCGCTCGCGGACCTGCCCGCGGCCGCGCTGCGGGAAGCGCTGATCCTGCTGTCCTATCGGCGCTGGTGGTGCCTCGCGGCAGCGCCGCTCACCGCGGCGATCGTGCTGGCGCTGCCCTGGGCGGTCGCGGCGCTGGGGTGA
- a CDS encoding amino acid ABC transporter permease, translated as MDGVIGFVEDLGPNLQLVLERMPMIVDGVITTLQATVLGALLALVIAFVFGLAQISKLLVVRVVARVFVEFFRGTSLVVQLFWLAFVMPQLPYPLGFQLEPMLVAVLALGLNYGAYAAEVVRGSIGSVPKGQYEAISALSLSPARGMFRVVIPQAWALMIPSLSNLWIQLLKGSAIVNTVLLYDLFFQVEQLRDRTGTWFAYLFALLAYYLLAWLIVILMNGLEVRAKHRIGRGPALTENWRALFQAPGTTPAGKRSLRVVKDKAAARAATASAGGGTP; from the coding sequence ATGGACGGAGTGATCGGCTTCGTCGAGGATCTGGGCCCGAACCTCCAGCTGGTGCTGGAGCGGATGCCGATGATCGTCGACGGCGTGATCACCACACTGCAGGCCACCGTGCTCGGTGCGCTGCTGGCGCTGGTGATCGCCTTCGTGTTCGGCCTCGCCCAGATCTCGAAACTCCTGGTGGTGCGGGTCGTCGCCCGCGTGTTCGTGGAGTTCTTCCGCGGCACGTCCCTGGTGGTGCAGCTGTTCTGGCTCGCCTTCGTGATGCCGCAGCTGCCCTACCCGCTCGGCTTCCAGCTGGAGCCAATGCTGGTGGCCGTGCTGGCGCTCGGCCTGAACTACGGCGCCTACGCCGCCGAGGTGGTGCGCGGCTCGATCGGTTCGGTGCCGAAGGGCCAGTACGAGGCGATCAGCGCCCTCAGCCTCAGCCCGGCCCGCGGCATGTTCCGCGTCGTGATCCCGCAGGCCTGGGCGCTGATGATCCCCTCGCTGTCCAATCTGTGGATCCAGCTGCTCAAGGGGAGTGCGATCGTGAACACGGTGCTGCTGTACGACCTGTTCTTCCAGGTGGAGCAGCTGCGTGATCGCACCGGCACCTGGTTCGCGTACCTCTTCGCGCTGCTCGCCTATTACCTGCTCGCCTGGCTGATCGTGATCCTCATGAACGGGCTGGAGGTCCGTGCCAAGCACCGCATCGGCCGCGGCCCGGCACTCACGGAGAACTGGCGCGCCCTGTTCCAGGCGCCCGGCACCACCCCGGCCGGCAAGCGGTCGCTGCGTGTGGTGAAGGACAAGGCGGCGGCCCGCGCGGCCACCGCGAGTGCAGGAGGTGGCACGCCATGA
- a CDS encoding amidohydrolase family protein: MLITNARLRHRGDALHDVETTDGRIAAVTPAAGTAAPGRDDVLDADGALLIPPFVDAHVHLDYANTVGQPRHNASGTLFEAIDIWADHKAEGYVTREAVLENATAAVRAEVGNGVGFLRTHVDVTDPDLTALDAVLELKDRVRDWCELQVIAFPQNGILAYPGGADLMAEAMRRGADVVGGIPHFERSRESGVASLHHVFDLAERHDALIDVHCDEIDDDQSRYLEVMAELAVERGWQGRVTASHAVAMAYYSPGYMAKLLPKLVQAEMRFAVNPTENLQLQGWGQAAPMARGVAPIKELLEAGLNVALGQDSIADPWYPIGEGDLLRVLESGLHVGHLLSEPMLQRCLDLITVNGARNLGLDLRDYGVHVGAEADLVLLDARDDKDALWHHADVLASVRRGRLVFRRPRREFTEAMEGFLPERPAARLAA, encoded by the coding sequence ATGCTCATCACCAACGCCCGCCTCCGCCACCGGGGCGACGCCCTCCACGACGTGGAGACCACCGACGGCCGCATCGCCGCCGTGACCCCCGCCGCAGGCACCGCGGCACCCGGCCGGGACGACGTCCTGGACGCCGACGGGGCGCTGCTGATCCCGCCCTTCGTGGACGCCCATGTGCACCTCGACTACGCCAACACCGTCGGCCAGCCGCGGCACAACGCCTCCGGCACCCTGTTCGAGGCGATCGACATCTGGGCCGACCACAAGGCGGAGGGCTACGTGACCAGGGAGGCCGTGCTCGAGAACGCGACCGCGGCGGTGCGGGCCGAGGTGGGCAACGGCGTGGGCTTCCTGCGCACCCACGTGGACGTCACCGATCCGGACCTCACCGCCCTGGACGCGGTGCTGGAGCTGAAGGACCGGGTCCGCGACTGGTGCGAGCTGCAGGTCATCGCCTTCCCGCAGAATGGGATCCTCGCCTACCCCGGCGGGGCGGACCTGATGGCCGAGGCGATGCGGCGCGGGGCCGACGTGGTCGGCGGGATCCCCCACTTCGAACGCAGCCGGGAGTCGGGCGTCGCCTCCCTCCACCACGTCTTCGACCTCGCCGAGCGGCACGACGCCCTGATCGACGTGCACTGCGACGAGATCGACGACGACCAGTCCCGCTACCTCGAGGTGATGGCGGAGCTCGCCGTGGAGCGGGGATGGCAGGGCCGGGTCACCGCGAGCCATGCGGTGGCGATGGCGTACTACTCCCCCGGCTACATGGCCAAGCTCCTGCCCAAGCTGGTCCAGGCCGAGATGCGCTTCGCCGTGAACCCCACCGAGAACCTGCAGCTGCAGGGCTGGGGCCAGGCGGCGCCGATGGCGCGCGGGGTCGCCCCGATCAAGGAGCTGCTCGAGGCCGGGCTGAACGTCGCCCTCGGCCAGGACTCGATCGCCGACCCCTGGTACCCGATCGGAGAGGGCGACCTGCTGCGGGTGCTGGAGAGCGGCCTGCACGTGGGCCACCTGCTCTCCGAGCCGATGCTGCAGCGCTGCCTGGACCTGATCACCGTCAACGGCGCCCGGAACCTGGGCCTGGACCTTCGGGACTACGGCGTGCACGTCGGCGCCGAGGCGGACCTCGTGCTGCTGGACGCGAGGGACGACAAGGACGCCCTGTGGCACCACGCGGACGTGCTCGCGAGCGTGCGCCGCGGCCGACTGGTGTTCCGCCGCCCCCGGCGCGAGTTCACCGAGGCGATGGAGGGCTTCCTGCCCGAGCGACCCGCCGCCCGCCTGGCCGCCTGA